In Streptomyces sp. NBC_00306, a single genomic region encodes these proteins:
- a CDS encoding tetratricopeptide repeat protein — MAKREPNVALGRLLAESRWTHRQFARAVNRIGTETGTPLRYDESAVSHWLGGTVPRGAVRTCILEALSRRLGRPVTHAEAGLPVLRDRSSADADTVEGVIDLGRLDMDPSRRSVLGVGLFSVAVTIPGWPDVVGRADAIQSGRTTRIGMNEVDMVIAMTERVSELDDEFGGRHARPMAASFMVNTVASYLRADAPEDVRKAMLSAASDLLYLTGYMAVDEGLHGLAQRYYVKALELAGAAEDHLTYCTTLRGMSVQAVDLRHGEKSMELADAAAAASPKAGPRMLAFLAGQQAHAAAQTGDRTGALRHIREAEAAMDRAEARGKAFGSYDPSSLNYHVSQVRYELGDKAGAVEAMQQADRLRPSMYQRTRVHRRGLLAERQMELGHLEAACATWHQALDDYPKVQSGRADERVKAMFGLLRPHLKNPAALDLYDRARTIAPPSLVA, encoded by the coding sequence ATGGCCAAGCGTGAACCGAACGTAGCTCTTGGGCGCCTGCTCGCCGAAAGCCGTTGGACTCACCGCCAGTTCGCGCGGGCGGTGAACCGTATCGGCACCGAGACCGGCACTCCTCTGCGCTACGACGAGTCGGCGGTGAGCCATTGGCTCGGCGGCACCGTCCCTCGCGGTGCGGTGCGGACGTGCATCCTCGAAGCCCTCTCCCGCCGCCTCGGCCGCCCTGTTACCCATGCCGAAGCCGGGCTGCCTGTTCTACGCGATCGCTCCTCCGCGGATGCGGATACCGTGGAAGGGGTGATCGACCTGGGGAGGCTGGATATGGACCCGTCCCGCCGCAGCGTCCTGGGGGTCGGCCTGTTCTCCGTGGCCGTCACCATTCCCGGCTGGCCTGATGTGGTCGGGCGTGCCGATGCCATCCAGTCCGGCCGCACGACACGCATCGGCATGAACGAAGTGGACATGGTCATCGCCATGACCGAGCGTGTTTCGGAACTGGACGACGAGTTCGGCGGCCGTCACGCACGCCCCATGGCGGCCTCGTTCATGGTCAACACTGTGGCCTCCTACCTGCGTGCCGACGCACCCGAGGACGTACGCAAAGCGATGCTGTCCGCCGCCTCGGATCTGCTCTACCTGACCGGCTACATGGCCGTGGACGAAGGGCTGCACGGTCTCGCGCAGCGTTACTACGTCAAGGCCTTGGAGCTGGCGGGGGCGGCCGAGGATCACCTGACGTACTGCACCACCCTGCGGGGGATGAGCGTCCAGGCGGTCGACCTCCGCCACGGAGAAAAGTCCATGGAACTGGCCGACGCCGCTGCCGCCGCCTCCCCGAAAGCCGGCCCCCGGATGCTGGCCTTCCTCGCCGGTCAGCAGGCGCATGCCGCCGCACAAACAGGCGACCGTACTGGCGCGCTGCGCCACATCCGGGAGGCCGAGGCGGCCATGGACCGTGCCGAGGCACGCGGCAAGGCGTTTGGCTCGTACGACCCGTCTTCGCTCAACTACCACGTCAGCCAGGTGCGTTACGAACTCGGAGACAAGGCCGGAGCCGTCGAGGCCATGCAACAAGCGGACCGGCTCCGCCCCAGCATGTACCAGCGCACACGAGTACACCGTCGTGGCCTGCTGGCGGAGCGGCAAATGGAACTCGGCCACCTGGAAGCGGCCTGCGCCACCTGGCACCAGGCCCTCGACGACTACCCCAAGGTGCAGTCCGGCCGCGCCGACGAGCGCGTGAAGGCGATGTTCGGTCTCTTGCGCCCTCACCTGAAGAATCCGGCGGCGCTAGACCTGTACGACCGAGCACGCACGATCGCGCCACCGTCGCTGGTCGCCTAA
- a CDS encoding IS110 family transposase, translated as MLLIGDDWAEDHHDVEVQDETGRKLAAAKLPEGVDGVAKLHELVAKHGGEKLDPNAVIVGIETDRGPWVQALIAAGYKVYAINPRQVARFKERYGTSGAKSDKGDAHALADMVRIDRDQLRPIAGDSEQAQAIKVVARAHQTLIWERTRIFQRLRNALREYFPAALDAYADLTLLGADALELLVKAPTPQAAAKLTHAQITAALARARRRNRTAKAAVIQTALREQHLELAEPVTAAYAATVVAHARLLITLNEQIADLETQVKAHFHAHPDAEIYLSMPGMGEISGARVLAEFGDDPTRYASAKARKNYAGTSPITRASGKSHTVQARFVRNNRLADALQAQAFSALNGSPGARAYYDKQRVRDVGYNGALRQVGNRLVGILHGCLKTRTLYDEATAWSHYAYLHAA; from the coding sequence TTGCTGCTGATCGGCGATGACTGGGCCGAGGATCACCATGACGTCGAAGTCCAGGACGAGACGGGCCGGAAACTGGCCGCCGCGAAGCTACCCGAGGGCGTGGACGGCGTAGCCAAGCTCCACGAGCTCGTCGCGAAGCACGGTGGTGAGAAGCTCGATCCCAACGCTGTCATCGTCGGGATCGAGACCGACCGCGGCCCATGGGTTCAGGCTCTGATAGCCGCCGGCTACAAGGTCTACGCGATCAACCCCCGGCAGGTCGCCCGCTTCAAGGAGCGGTACGGCACATCTGGTGCCAAGAGCGACAAGGGCGACGCTCACGCGCTCGCAGACATGGTCCGCATCGACCGTGACCAGCTACGGCCTATCGCTGGAGACAGCGAACAGGCCCAAGCCATCAAGGTCGTTGCCCGCGCTCATCAGACTCTCATCTGGGAACGCACCCGCATCTTCCAGAGGCTGCGCAACGCCCTGCGTGAGTACTTCCCCGCGGCCCTGGATGCCTACGCCGACCTCACTCTGCTCGGCGCCGACGCACTGGAACTGCTCGTCAAAGCACCCACTCCGCAAGCCGCGGCGAAGCTGACCCACGCCCAGATCACTGCTGCACTGGCTCGCGCCCGTCGTCGCAACCGGACTGCGAAGGCAGCCGTCATCCAGACGGCGTTGCGCGAGCAGCACCTGGAGCTGGCTGAGCCGGTGACCGCCGCCTATGCGGCCACCGTGGTGGCTCACGCCCGGCTGCTGATCACCCTGAATGAGCAGATAGCCGACCTGGAGACGCAGGTGAAAGCCCATTTTCACGCGCACCCGGACGCTGAGATTTACCTCTCGATGCCCGGCATGGGAGAAATTAGCGGCGCCCGGGTGCTCGCCGAATTCGGAGACGACCCCACCCGCTACGCGTCCGCCAAGGCGCGGAAGAACTATGCCGGCACCAGCCCGATCACCCGAGCCTCCGGCAAGAGCCACACCGTCCAGGCCCGCTTCGTACGCAACAACCGGCTCGCCGACGCGTTGCAAGCCCAGGCGTTCTCTGCACTGAACGGATCCCCAGGCGCTCGCGCCTACTACGACAAGCAACGCGTCCGTGATGTCGGCTACAACGGGGCCCTCCGACAAGTCGGCAACCGGCTCGTCGGCATCCTCCACGGATGCCTCAAGACTCGAACGCTCTACGACGAGGCGACCGCCTGGTCGCACTACGCCTACCTCCATGCCGCTTGA